The genomic region TGTTTGAACGCGGGAAACGGGGTGGCATCGGTGTAGATGTCGGTGGGCCACGACGTCCCGGGATCCCCGTCGATCGCCTTACCGGCTTCGTCGGGATGGTCGGGGGCGCCGCCGGGGGAGAAGACCGTGGCGCTCTCCGCCCTCACGACCGGTCCGGGGCCCCCGTCGGACCACAGGCCGAACCCCTTCGTGAGGACGACGGCCGCAATCGCGACCAGCGCGACCACACCGATCACCGCAGCTCGGACAATCGATTCTGTTCGCCGGGACTTCGGCGCGGTGGGCGCGGAGGACACGGCGGAACTGGCGCTCGATTTGCCTGACAGCACGGGCCGGCGTCGCCCCCTGGTACGTGCCGAATGGTTGATCACCGAATCGGCCATCAGAAGGGCGCCATCCCAGATGCCGTTGACCTCGACCACGTCCCCGTCGGCGAGCGGCCCGGCGATGGCGGCTCCCCGCAGCTCGGTCGGGACCACCGTGTGCACAGCGCCGGTCGACTCGTAGCGCTCCACGCGGAAGGTCCAGACTTCCTCGTCGCCGCTGCCCGGGCCTGCCGCTCTCTTATGCACAGCGCGTGCGGTGCCGTGCACCGTCATCCTGTCCAGTCGCTTCGTGTGCTGCGGTGCGACGGGGCCAGACTCATCGGCGAAGGCGAAGGGCGCGGTGTGCACGCCCGCATCGGGCGGGCCGGGTGGACCCGGCGGCGGCGCCAGCACACGGGTCGCCGAGGCGCAGTCCGGGTCACGTTCGGAGAGTGCCCGAGCCAGGTCCATGCAGCGCGGATACCGGTCGTTCGGGTCCTTGGCAAGGGCTTTGTCGAGGACACCATCGAGATCGGCGAGATCGGGCCGACGGTCGGAGAGCTTGGGTGGCGGCTCGTTGAGGTGACACCCGACCACGACCGCCCGATTGGAGTGGTTGAACAACGGAGCGCCGGTGAGCAGGTGATAGGCGGTCGCGGCAAGGGCGTATTGATCGACCCGGCCGTCGATCGACCGACTGGTCAGCTGCTCGGGTGCCGCGTAGGTGACAGTGCCGATCGCCATGTTCGCCTCGGTGAGACCGCTGATGTCGTCCGCCTCGCGAGCGATGCCGAAGTCGGTGAGAAGCACCCGGCGCCTGCCGCCGCCGGACGGTTCGGTCACCAGGATGTTCGCGGGCTTGACGTCCCGATGCAACAGCCGCCGTTCGTGCGCGAAGTCCAGGGCCTCGGCCACGGCCGTCACGATCTCGGCGACCTCCTCGTGCGGCATTCCGGACCGGTAGCGCTGTTCCACCAGTTGACCGGCGTCGGTGCCCTCGACGTAGTCCATCGAGATCCACAGCCGACCATCGAACTCGCCGCGGTCGTGAACGCCCACGATGTGCGGATGCCACAGCGTCGCGGCCAACTCGGCCTCTCGATTGAAGCGCGCCCTGAACTCCTCGTCGCCGGTGGCGTCGAGGGACAGAATCTTCAGAGCATCCAAGCGCGGTAGTCGGGGATGCTGGGCCAGGTAGACCTCGCCCATGCCACCAGAGCCGAGAAGCCGCTGAATGGTATAGCCGGCGAAAACCTCGCCGCTGCTAAACGGCATAGCGGCAAGCCTACAAAAGCGGCGAACCGCAACGCCGTTACGCCGGAGGGGCTGCGGGTACCCGATGACGACGTAGTTCGGCTGGACCAGCTCAAACCGCGTCTGTCGTAGTGGCGGGCGGTGGGCTTTGATCGCCACGGCCGCTCCGGCGCGAAAGGAAACCAAGAGGTGCAGGCTTCGTCCGCGAGTTCGCCCGATGTCGCCGACCGCGGGAACTCCGCCGACAGCGGCGGAGAAGCGCCATGGCACACCCGGTCGGTACCCGACACTGAAGCCGCGTTCGACGTCGACGCATCGGTCGGGCTCGACGAATCGACGGTCGCGGAGCGACAGCGGGAGTTCGGGCCCAACGAGTTGGGCGAGGGCGCGAAGGACCCGGCGTGGAAGAAGATCGCCCGGCTACTGGCCGACAAGATGACGATCGTCTTGGTCGTCGCCGCCGCGGTCAGTGCCTTCGTCTCCAGGGAGTGGGAGACCCCGGTCGTCATCCTGGTGGTCATCACCTTCAACACGGTGTTGAACTACGTGCAGGAAGCGCGCGCCGAGAGCAGCCTGGAGGCGTTGCGCGAGTCGTCGGTCGCGCAGACCCGGGTGCGGCGGGGCGGCCATGAATCACAGGTGCCTCCCGCAGAACTGGTTCCGGGTGACGTGGTCCGCCTCGAGGCCGGTGATGCGGTCCCGGCCGACGGCCGGCTGGTTGAGGCGGTTCGCCTGCAGGTCGCCGAAGCCTCGTTGACCGGTGAGTCGCAACCGGTCGACAAGACGACGGAAACCTTCGACGACCCGAAGCTCCCCATCGGTGACCGCGCCAACATGCTGTTCATGAACACGGCCGTCACCCGGGGTACGGCGACCATGGTCGTTACGGCCACGGGGATGAGCACCCAGATGGGCGCCATCGCCGGTCTTCTCGGCGAGGCCGGCGGCGGCAAGACCCCCTTGCAGCGCCGCATCGACCACCTCGCCGGCGTGTTGACGGTGGTGGCCATTGCCGTCGTCGCCGTGGTCTTCGTGATGGGCCTGTTGCGGGGTCAGTCCTGGTCCGAATTGCTCCTGACCGCTGTCTCGCTCGCGGTGGCGACCATTCCCGAAGGTCTGACTGCGGTCGTGGCTTTCACCCTGGCCATGGGCGCGTCCAAGCTGGCTCGGCGGGGCGCGATCATCAAGCAGCTCGCGGCGGTCGAAACGCTGGGCAGCACCGCCCACATCGCCACGGACAAGACCGGCACATTGACGCTGAACGAGATGACAGTGCGGCGGCTGCTCATCGACGGCCGTGCCTTCAAGGTCAGCGGGGAGGGATATTCGACCGACGGCAAGATCCTCACCCCCGACCGCCGGCCGCTGCCCGACCTGACCGACGCGCTGCTGTCGATGGCGCTGTGCAACGACGCCTCGATCAACGACGGGCAACTGGTGGGCGATCCCACCGAGGGCGCGCTCGTCGTACTGGCCGAAAAGGGCGGCATCGATGTCGAAGGCGCCCGCAAGTCACACCCGCGGGTGGCGCAGGTTCCGTTCGACTCGGACTACAAGTTCATGGCCACCTTCCATCGGGCCGACGACGGCGGTCCGGAGAGTCACCGCTGCTTCGTCAAGGGTGCGCCCGGGGTGTTGTTGGAGCTGGCGGATTCCGTGTTGTCCGACGACGGGCCCCGACGGCTGGAGTCCGCAGATCGCGAGCGGATCGGTGAGCGTATCGACGAGCTGGCCGCCGAAGGGCTGCGCACGCTGCTGATCGCCGGCCGCGACATCGACGGGGACCTCCCGGACGACCCCGATGAGCTGAAAGCCTGCGTGACCGGCCTCACCGTTTACGCCGTTGTCGGCATCGTCGATCCCGCACGGCCGGAAGCCGCCAAGGCCATCCAGGTGGCGCGCGAGGCGGGCATCGTCGTCCACATGATCACCGGCGACCATCTCGTGACGGCGTCGGCGATCGCGGATTCGCTGGGTATTCCGGGTGATTCGGCCGAGGGCTCGGGGCTCGACGACCTCGACGATGACGCGCTGCGCGACCGCGCCCGTGACTACGGGGTGCTGGCGCGGGTGGCCCCCGAACACAAGATCCGGTTCGTCAAGGCGCTGCAAGCACGCGGCGAGGTCATCGCGATGACCGGTGACGGTGTCAACGACGCTCCTGCGCTGAAACAGGCCGACATCGGTGTCGCGATGGGCATCACCGGCACCGACGTCTCCAAGGGTGCGGCGAAGATGATCCTCACCGATGACAACTTCGCCACCATCGTCGCCGCGGTGCAGGAAGGCCGGGGGATCTACGCGAACATCGTGAAGTTCGTCCGCTTCCAGCTGACGACGGCGTGGGGCTTCGTGCTCATCTTCCTGGTCGCCGGAGCCCTGGGACTCGCGGGTGGCTCACCGTTCACCGCACTGCAGATCCTCTGGGTGAACATCATCATGGACGGCCCCCCGGCGATGGCATTGGGTGTCGACCCGCCCGAAACCGGCACCATGACAGCGAAACCACGTCCGCCCCACGAACGGCTGTTGAACCGGCAGAGGCTCGTGCGGATCTTGCTGTTGGGTCTGGTGATGACGGTCGGAACCGTCGCTGTGCTGGCCTTCGCCGACGACCTGTTCCCGGAAAGTGCCGGCGATCCGTTGTTCGTGACCACACTGGCGTTCACCACGTTCGTCTTCTACCAGGTGTTCAACCTGCTCAACGTGCGGTCCGTCAAGCATTCGGTGTTCTCCCTGCAAACGTTCACGAATCGCTCGATCTGGGTGGCGCTGGGAGCGGTCATCGTCCTGCAGATCATGGTGGTGAACCTTGGTGTCCTGCAGGACTTCTTCGACACCACCTCGCTGACATCGGCGCAATGGGGGCTGGCGATCCTCGTGGGATCGTCGGTGCTCTGGGTCGAAGAGATCGTCAAAGCCATTCTGCGCGCACGGGATTCCTCAGGTACGGAGTCCGAGCACCAGGACGGGTCGGCCACCCATATCGAGTCAGAGCTGTCGAAACGCTGACCGCGTCCCGTCGTCGCGATTCGCACATCTGTTTGACCTTAGAGCGAAAAGTACGGCCGGTCACCATGTTCCATGGAATTGACGTCGTTGACGTATTTTGCGGTTTCTTGGCGACTTCGTGTCGTACGCTTTCGCGGCAGTCGCCTGTGCACCGTCCGCGGACGGTTCGACGCATTGGCGGCGAATCATGTGGGGTCATTGCCGACGGCTTTCGGGGGGATGCATGGGGTATGCGCAACACGTCGGTCGAGTAGGCGCGTTGGCGGTGGCGCTGGGAGTGGGCGCCGCCGTGGCGACCACGCCGGGCATAGCGCGGGCCGACGACGGTTCTTCGGTATCTCCGGGGACCGCCGAGCCTTCGTCGTCCGACGCCGCCGACGTGGTGAACGGGGGGAGTGGCGTACCGAGCGTGGCACCGGCGCCGGATCGCGTCGACAGCAGTGCGTCGGGGAGTATCGCGCCGGACGGCCCCCAGGAACCCACGACGGGTGCAACCACCACTATCACGGTCGGCTCAGCGCCCCCGGTCACCATCACGAGTTCGGGCGGCGCCAACTCGAGCGTCGGCACCGAGCCGTCGGTGACCGAAATCGACTCGGCGGATGACGACGAGGCTGAGGAAATACCGGATCTCGTCACGGCGCCGGCTTCGGGCAAGACGCCGGAAGCACCGAACGGCGGGGTCGCGACCGCTGTACCGACTCCCGGCGGCGATGTCCACGAGTCAGCCTCGGGCGTCGTCGACCAAGTCCGCACCGCCGTCGAGAGTGACGGCAGCAACGCCTTCTTGGGCGTCGCCGGGACCGCCGACTCCTTCGGAGCAGCAGGCTCGACGGTGCAGTATGCACCGGCAGAGCAAGCGGTCGCGTTCTCCGTCGCCGAGGCCGTGGTGTCGACGACATCGACGCAATCGGCGACACCGCTCGTCACCCCGGTCGTGGTCACCCCGATACGGCAGCAGCCGCCGGGTCCTTTCCAAGTTCTCGGAGCGTTGCCGGGCGCGCTCGCCAACGCCGCCGTAGCCCTGGTGACGGCGGCGCTGGCGCCGCTGTTCGCGCCCGGGATCATCAATGCTCCCAACCTCCCACCTCAGACACCGGCGCTGTGGGTGATGTTGGCCTGGGCGCGTCGACAGCTGTTCAACGCCAAGCCGACCCTTGCTCCCGTCGCGGCGACGACCGACCCCACCACCGGCCTCGTCACCGGCGACCTTCACGCCAGTGACCCCGACGGGGATCCGCTCACCTTCACCGTCGTTCGCCAGCCCGCGAACGGTGAGCTCGTCATCGATTCGGCAGCCGGCACGTACACCTACACTCCTCGTTCGGGTTTCGCCGGCAGCGACACCTTCGTCGTTACGGTTACCGACGGGGGACCCGACGGCCTGTTCGGCTTCCTCGAGGCCGACAACGGCCACAGCAGCACCGCCGCGATCACGATCCGGGTCCCGTCCCTGGCCGCAGACCCGGCGTTCACCATCGAGGGCACCGACGCCGAGACCGGCGCAGTCTCCGGCAGGCTCAACGTCACCGGCCTCGACAATGGCGCGGCCGGCCTGGCGGTCACGTCTGCGCCGTCCCGAGGCGCGGTCGTACTCAATGCCGACGGCACCTTCGTCTACACCCCGACGCCGATCGCGCGGGCGCTGGCGTCCTGGTCCGACGAGGACGTCACCGACTCCTTCACGGTGACCGTCTCGGACGGCTTCAGCGTTCCGAGGAGCGTCACCGTCACCCCGGTCGTCGACCCGTCCCTCAACGCGCTTGCCTACATGGTGCCCGCGGACTCGGGCTTCAACAGATATCTTCTCGACACCGCGGTACAGCTTGACCCAGTGACCGGTCGCGTCTACGCCGAGCGGGCCCACGGGGACTACCGGAATTATGTACCGGGCCAACCGGTTCCGACTTACCTGAGCCTGGTCGCGATTTCGCCCGACGGCACGGTCGTCGAAACCGACGAGGTCCGCGCCACGGGACACGAGGGCACCGCCATCAACCCGGTGACCGGCGTCGGATATCTCGTCTCCACCTTCGCCGATCCGGTCACGGGAGTCACGACCAGCCACATCGCCGTCATCACCGCCGAGGGTGACGCCCGCGTGATCACAGCGGCCGGCACCGCGATCGGCGGCACGGTGTTCAACGCCGCTACGGGACACGGGTACCAAACCATCGAGGGTTTCGACCCCACCACCGGACCGGTGACCCATGTCGTCCGGTTCGACAGCAATGGCGAGCTGTTGGGCATCGATAAGCTGACCGGCCGGGCCGTGGGCGGCGTCGTCACCGACCCGGTCACCGGGCGGGCCTTCCAGACCACCGAGGTGGTGCTCCTGCCGTCCAACGTGTCGACCACCCACCTCACGGTCTTCGCTGGCGATGGCTCGGCGGTGACCCACAGCGGGTTGGCGGGCAAGCCGGTGGGCCAGGTGATTGTGAATTCGACTACGGGCAGCGTGTATCAGACCTCCAGGATTCGAGACCGGATCACCGGCACCAACGAAACCGCCGTCGTGGTCGTGGACGCCACGGGCACAGTGGCGCACACGGAGATCATCTCCGGGTTGCCGATCGGCGGCGTGGTGGTCAATCCGCTGACGGGCTCGGTTTATCAGACGACGCTTCCGAACATCGGTCCAGACGACCCGTTGGTCACCGTGGTCACCGCGGTACATGCCGATGGCTCCAGTGTCACCACCGGTCGGCTGCCCGGGTCACCCGACAGTGGCGTCATCGTCAACCCGGTCAGTGGGACTGTCTACCAGCTCACCACCGACACCGCCCTGGACACCCTGGTGAACGTCATCGAGGGAGATGGTTCGGTCCACACGGCCACCCTCCCGGGAGGGATCACGGGCGAGGTCCAGTTCAACCCGGTCGGCGACTCCGCTTATGTCACCACCACCAACGGCGGCGTGACCTCTCTGACCATCGTCGACACAGCCGGCGACATCCGCACCGTGCCCGGGTCGTTGGTCGGTGTTCCGGTGTTGGATCCGGTGACCGGACAGGTGTTCGTCACCAGCGCGGGCAGCGACGGTGCGACGCTCACGATCGCCAACGCCGATGGCAGGGTCCTCGATTCCCTTGTGCTGGGCGGTATTCCGCGCGACGGTGCCGGACGGAACCCCGTCACCGGCACCATCTACCAAACTACTAACCCGCAGGACCTCAGTTCGACCACCGTGCACATCATCGGCGCCGACGGCGAGCGCATCGCCACTCATGTCTTGCCGGAATCGACGGGCTTCGGTGCGGTGGTAAACCCGAAGACGGGCATGCTCTACCAACTGACCACCTATGACGACCGCATCGCCGGCACACTGCACGTCATCGACACCGAGGGCACGGTCATCGCCCACGAGGTGCCCGGATGGCCTTTCCCAATAGACGATAACCAGGGCCTAATAGCGCGCGTCGTGGCCAACCCGGTGACCGGTGGCGCGTATCTGGTTGTCACCGACTATGTTCGGCCTGAATTCAGTCCGGCTCCAAGGGCCGAGATCGTCGTTGTCAGCCCCGATGGTGCTGACGTGACGGTCGTCGGCGAGAGCGACGGCTTCACCGGCGCGGTGGTGCGGGAGCTCGCGGTCAATCCGGTGACCGGAGTGGCCTATCAGCTCAGCCTTCTCGTCCTTCCAGGGGGCAGCGGTATGTTGATCACGTCGATATTCGACGATGCGAGTGTCGTGGTCACCGATCCGCTCGCCGGGTTGAGCCAACGCAATCCTGTCGTCGACCCCCGTACCGGCACCGTCTACCAGGTGACTGACAGGGGAGTGTGGGTCGTCGACGTCACGCCGGAAGCACTGTCCGTGGGGTGAGCCGCAGCAGCCAACCCATTCGGCCGGTTCGGTGGGGCCAATCGGAAGTAGGGGAGTCAGGTCTTCTTGCGCGTGGAGCGGCCCCGCGGGGGCTCCTTGTCCGGCGGTGTGGCGCGCCGGTTAGCGAGCCTGCCGAGGTGCGAGACGCCGGGCATCGTCGCCACCGCGCCGTACACCTCGTTGCCGGTTGCGACTAGTGCTTCCAGTTGGGGCAGGATCGCGTCCATGGTCCGGATCATCGGGTCGGCCAACGCCAGGTAGCGTTCTGCGCGATCGACGGCTTGGTTGAGACGTTCTGTTGCGGTTGCCAGGTTTTCGAGCAGTCCGGGCAGTTGACTTGCCATCTTCAGCGACGCGGGCGGAATGCGCAGGACTTCATCGGTCACCGACTGAGCAGTGGCGGCTGCCGCCTGCGCGGCCTCCTTGATATCTTTCGGCGTGGGAACCTTCGGGTTCGGCATAAGACAACGATCCCGCACTCGCGGACGGTTGTGCACCATTTGCTGCAAGCCGGTGCGTCGAAGGGCGGTGACTGCCGCGAACAAGACCGTTCGACTTCGACGGGAATCGCTCAGCCGGAATGCCGATGGTCTGTCGCATAGGCCCGTACCACGGTGGCGGTATCGCCGCCGAGTTGCAGGAATTCTTGGTCGAGCAGTTCGGCGAGACTGTCGAGGGCAGCTGTCATCAGCGCGCCCGTCAGCCGTACCTGCGACTGCGTGCTGGCGGTCGCCTCAGCGGCCAGGTGGGTGGCATATTCGAGCGAAGCTGCCAGAGAAGCATCGGCCTCCAGGTCGCGGAAGTAATACGTGGCGCTGTACTGAGTGAAGTCGTTGCGAGCTTCGACGATGCTGGCAGCCAGCGAGGCGAGCACATCGACGGGGATGTCGTCGATTCCAAGGTCAGGCTCGGCCTGGCGTGCTTTCCGCAGGGTCGACAATTGCATTGCCAATACGCGCCGACGATGCAGGGCAGGGTATATCTCGAGAACCCAGGACACCGCTGCGGTGAGAAGCATGAATCCGAACAGCGCCTCCAACGGTGCGAGCACGCGAAGCGATAGCGACAAGGGCACGATATCGCCGAAGCCGAGCGTGCCAACGGCGACCAGCGAAACGTACAGCGAATCGAGCAGATCGTGGCGTTGGCTCGGATCCAGCTCGGCGCCGTAGGCAAAACCGTCCGGCATCTGCGCAAGGTAGATAAGCGTCCAGCCAACGACGGCGACCAACCCCCAGGCGAGCACCACCATCGCGATGCCCAACGGGCCGGTCAAGGTCGAGATTCGGCGCTGCGGCGGGAGGAATCGCAGCAGCCGCCAAATCAGTCTCATCACCAGCGGCGCGATGATGCCGTGGCCGATCGGATGAAAGAGCGTGTGGAAGACGTCGCGCACTATCGCGACCACGAGCAACAGGCCGACCACGGTCAGCACCCACTCCATAAAGCATGTCCTCCGTGTGCTGGCCGGTCGGTTTCATCGTCGGACCTGGTGCCTCATGGTGAGGCGCCCGCGTGGATCGGTCACACGGCTCCCACCAATCTAGCTAGCTCACTGGGGTGGGGGTGAGGAACGGGGGGCTCACCGCGACCGCTGTAGCGTCGGGCGATGTGATCAGCGAGGGGAAGACAGCGGGTGATGACGCGATCACGCTGGCGGCAGAACTCATCGGACTCGACTGGCGTGTCGGCCAACTGTTCAAGCATCTCGGAGACGTTCCGGTAGTCGGAAACCATGGGTTTCGTGGCCATAACCGATCAGAGCGGGCGTGCCCGGCACCAGTGGCCGAAATCCCCTCGGCACAGGGCACTTTGTACCTATTGGCTCCTGTCGCGCCGGGAGTTGAATGGATGAATCAAGGATCTTTCGGTCCAACATCGATTCACGGAGGTCAACATGGCAGGCAACGTCGCTCGCGTAACTGAGTTAAGCGCCAGGTCGGAAACCAGCTTTGAAGATGCCGTGAAGACTGGCCTCGCGCGGGCCAACGAGACGCTCCGTAATGTCAAGTCCGCCTGGATCAAAGAGCAGTCGGTGGATGTGGAGAACGGCAGCATTGCGGCCTACCGCGTCAACATGCTGGTCACATTCGTGCTTGAGTGAGGGCCCTTCTCGGCCAGTGGCTCACCCTGGGTGAGTCACGGCCTGACTGGTTCAAGCCGTTGAAGGCACGACGAACGATTGCGGCGCCTACCGCACCCCGGACAGCCGGACGAGGTCATCGGCCGGGACGCCTGAAACGCTTCTCGTACGAGCCAACAATCTTGCCTCGCCGTCACACCGTCCGCTTGTCCGTTGGTGGCGACTTCGACTGTGCACGTAATTTTCTCGTGTCCATCGCCTCTTGGAGCCGTAGCCGGGCCGGCGAGCCGTGTCGGTGGTCGTCATTATGCTGACCAGATGGCTACGAGTGGCAAACGGCGAGGCAGTAATTGATCGAGTGCCGTAAGTGTGCGGAGGGCGTTTGTAGCCACTGGGCGCAGTGTCCGATGATGATTCGAGCGAAGATCGCGAAGGCGTGCCGGGATGGTCACGTGTCAGTTTGCAGGTAAACGGCGCCTGAGGCAGCTGCTGACCTGTACAGCAGAGATAAATGTTGACGACGGTTGAAAACTAGGCCAGTTGCGACGGTCGAAAAGTAGGCCACCCATACAGATTGGATGGGTGATCTCCTTGGAAGACTGGGCCTTCATTCGGCATCTTCACCGCAGCGAGGGTTTGTCGCAGCGGGCCATTGCACGTCAACTCGGCATCGCGCGTGACACGGTGGCTAGTGCGCTGGCCAGCGACGATCCACCAAAGTACGAGAGGGAATCGCCGGCCTCGGCGATCAACGAGGTGGAACCGCGGATTCGGGCGTTGTTGTCGGCCTATCCCCGGATGTCGGCGACGGTGCTCGCCGAGCGGGTGGGGTGGACGGGCTCGATCTCCTGGTTTGGGGAGCGGGTCCGGATGATCCGCCCGGAGTACCTGCCCGCTGATCCGGTCGACCGCCTCGAGCATCCGCCGGGTCGGGTGGTCCAGTGCGATCTGTGGTTCCCGGCACCCAAGATCGCGGTCGGGTTCGGTCAGGAGGCGATGCTGCCGGTGCTGGTGATGGTGGCCGCGTTCTCCCGCTTCATCGCCGCGGTGATGCTGCCCTCGCGCCAAACCATGGATCTGGTGGCCGGGATGTGGCAGCTGCTCTCACAGAACTTCACCGCGGTGCCGCACGAGTTGTGGTGGGACAACGAGGCCGGGATCGGACGCCGCGGCCGGTTAACCGATCCGGTCACCGCGTTGATCGGGACGCTGGGTTCGCGGCTGGTGCAACTCAAACCCTATGACCCCGAGTCCAAGGGCATCGTGGAGCGAGCCAACCGGTATCTGGAGACTTCGTTTCTGCCCGGGCGCAGCTTCACCTCACCGCAGGACTTCAATGATCAACTGGGACTGTGGCTTCCGACCGCAAACCGTCGTCGGGTGCGGGTGTTGGATGGTCGCCCGGTGGACTTCTTGGCTGCCGACCAAGCCCAGATGCTGACCCTGCCACCGGTGGCGCCGACAGTGGAGACGAAGACGTCGGTGCGGTTGGGGCGTGACTACTACCTGCGGGTGGCCGGCAACGACTACTCGGTGGATCCGAGTGCGATCGGCCAGCTCGTCGAGGTGAGGACCACCCTGGCCCAGGTGACCGTGATGCGGACGGGGCGCCTGCTGGCTGCTCACGATCGCTGCTGGGCAGCGCGACAGACCCTGACCGACCCTAAACACGTCGAGACCGCTGCGGTGTTGCGTCGACAGTTCCAAGCCGGGCCGCCACCGGCGACCGGTGACCAGCTGGTGCGTGATCTGGCAGACTACGACCGGGCATTCGGCGTCGACTTCACCACTGCCGAAGTCACTTCTGATGGTGAGGTGGCATGAGCATGGCCGAGGATCCGATGAAGGCCGTCCTGCACTACGCCCAAGCCCTCAAGGCGCCACGCATCCGCGACGCCGCGGCCCGCCTGGCCGAGCAAGCCCGCGACGCCGGCTGGACTCACGAAGAGTATCTGGCGGCCGTTTTATCGCGGGAGGTTGCGGCTCGTGAGGCCTCCGGTGCGGCGACCCGTATCCGCTCCGCCGGGTTCCCGACCCGGAAGTCTTTGGAGGACTTCAACTTCGATCACCAACCCGCACTCAACCGGGACATGATCGCCCACCTCGGCACCGGCGCGTTCCTGGCCAAGGCCTCCAACGTGGTCCTGCTCGGGCCACCCGGAACTGGCAAGACCCACCTCGCCATCGGATTGGCGGTCAAGGCCGCGCAGAGCGGGCATCGCATCGCGTTCGCCACCGCGGTGGACTGGGTCGCTCGCCTCAAGGCCGCCCACAACGCCGGGCGGCTCCCGGCTGAGCTGGCCAAGCTGCGTCGCATCGGGTTACTCGTTGTCGACGAGGTCGGCTACATCCCCTTCGAACAGGACGCGGCGAACCTGTTCTTCCAACTGGTCTCCAGCCGCTATGAACACGCCTCGCTGATCTTGACCTCGAACCTGCCCTTCGCCCGCTGGGGCGACGTGTTCGGTGATCAAGTGGTGGCCGCGGCGATGATCGACCGCATCGTGCACCATGCCGA from Mycobacterium sp. IDR2000157661 harbors:
- a CDS encoding serine/threonine-protein kinase; this encodes MPFSSGEVFAGYTIQRLLGSGGMGEVYLAQHPRLPRLDALKILSLDATGDEEFRARFNREAELAATLWHPHIVGVHDRGEFDGRLWISMDYVEGTDAGQLVEQRYRSGMPHEEVAEIVTAVAEALDFAHERRLLHRDVKPANILVTEPSGGGRRRVLLTDFGIAREADDISGLTEANMAIGTVTYAAPEQLTSRSIDGRVDQYALAATAYHLLTGAPLFNHSNRAVVVGCHLNEPPPKLSDRRPDLADLDGVLDKALAKDPNDRYPRCMDLARALSERDPDCASATRVLAPPPGPPGPPDAGVHTAPFAFADESGPVAPQHTKRLDRMTVHGTARAVHKRAAGPGSGDEEVWTFRVERYESTGAVHTVVPTELRGAAIAGPLADGDVVEVNGIWDGALLMADSVINHSARTRGRRRPVLSGKSSASSAVSSAPTAPKSRRTESIVRAAVIGVVALVAIAAVVLTKGFGLWSDGGPGPVVRAESATVFSPGGAPDHPDEAGKAIDGDPGTSWPTDIYTDATPFPAFKQGVGLLLRLPEPTALSEVTVDVPSTGTEVQIRAADSPNPASLANTTELTPSVPLEPGENRIPVDDGTETANVLVWITKLGTTDGQSRTSISDITLQAAR
- a CDS encoding calcium-translocating P-type ATPase, PMCA-type, which gives rise to MQASSASSPDVADRGNSADSGGEAPWHTRSVPDTEAAFDVDASVGLDESTVAERQREFGPNELGEGAKDPAWKKIARLLADKMTIVLVVAAAVSAFVSREWETPVVILVVITFNTVLNYVQEARAESSLEALRESSVAQTRVRRGGHESQVPPAELVPGDVVRLEAGDAVPADGRLVEAVRLQVAEASLTGESQPVDKTTETFDDPKLPIGDRANMLFMNTAVTRGTATMVVTATGMSTQMGAIAGLLGEAGGGKTPLQRRIDHLAGVLTVVAIAVVAVVFVMGLLRGQSWSELLLTAVSLAVATIPEGLTAVVAFTLAMGASKLARRGAIIKQLAAVETLGSTAHIATDKTGTLTLNEMTVRRLLIDGRAFKVSGEGYSTDGKILTPDRRPLPDLTDALLSMALCNDASINDGQLVGDPTEGALVVLAEKGGIDVEGARKSHPRVAQVPFDSDYKFMATFHRADDGGPESHRCFVKGAPGVLLELADSVLSDDGPRRLESADRERIGERIDELAAEGLRTLLIAGRDIDGDLPDDPDELKACVTGLTVYAVVGIVDPARPEAAKAIQVAREAGIVVHMITGDHLVTASAIADSLGIPGDSAEGSGLDDLDDDALRDRARDYGVLARVAPEHKIRFVKALQARGEVIAMTGDGVNDAPALKQADIGVAMGITGTDVSKGAAKMILTDDNFATIVAAVQEGRGIYANIVKFVRFQLTTAWGFVLIFLVAGALGLAGGSPFTALQILWVNIIMDGPPAMALGVDPPETGTMTAKPRPPHERLLNRQRLVRILLLGLVMTVGTVAVLAFADDLFPESAGDPLFVTTLAFTTFVFYQVFNLLNVRSVKHSVFSLQTFTNRSIWVALGAVIVLQIMVVNLGVLQDFFDTTSLTSAQWGLAILVGSSVLWVEEIVKAILRARDSSGTESEHQDGSATHIESELSKR
- a CDS encoding Ig-like domain-containing protein encodes the protein MGYAQHVGRVGALAVALGVGAAVATTPGIARADDGSSVSPGTAEPSSSDAADVVNGGSGVPSVAPAPDRVDSSASGSIAPDGPQEPTTGATTTITVGSAPPVTITSSGGANSSVGTEPSVTEIDSADDDEAEEIPDLVTAPASGKTPEAPNGGVATAVPTPGGDVHESASGVVDQVRTAVESDGSNAFLGVAGTADSFGAAGSTVQYAPAEQAVAFSVAEAVVSTTSTQSATPLVTPVVVTPIRQQPPGPFQVLGALPGALANAAVALVTAALAPLFAPGIINAPNLPPQTPALWVMLAWARRQLFNAKPTLAPVAATTDPTTGLVTGDLHASDPDGDPLTFTVVRQPANGELVIDSAAGTYTYTPRSGFAGSDTFVVTVTDGGPDGLFGFLEADNGHSSTAAITIRVPSLAADPAFTIEGTDAETGAVSGRLNVTGLDNGAAGLAVTSAPSRGAVVLNADGTFVYTPTPIARALASWSDEDVTDSFTVTVSDGFSVPRSVTVTPVVDPSLNALAYMVPADSGFNRYLLDTAVQLDPVTGRVYAERAHGDYRNYVPGQPVPTYLSLVAISPDGTVVETDEVRATGHEGTAINPVTGVGYLVSTFADPVTGVTTSHIAVITAEGDARVITAAGTAIGGTVFNAATGHGYQTIEGFDPTTGPVTHVVRFDSNGELLGIDKLTGRAVGGVVTDPVTGRAFQTTEVVLLPSNVSTTHLTVFAGDGSAVTHSGLAGKPVGQVIVNSTTGSVYQTSRIRDRITGTNETAVVVVDATGTVAHTEIISGLPIGGVVVNPLTGSVYQTTLPNIGPDDPLVTVVTAVHADGSSVTTGRLPGSPDSGVIVNPVSGTVYQLTTDTALDTLVNVIEGDGSVHTATLPGGITGEVQFNPVGDSAYVTTTNGGVTSLTIVDTAGDIRTVPGSLVGVPVLDPVTGQVFVTSAGSDGATLTIANADGRVLDSLVLGGIPRDGAGRNPVTGTIYQTTNPQDLSSTTVHIIGADGERIATHVLPESTGFGAVVNPKTGMLYQLTTYDDRIAGTLHVIDTEGTVIAHEVPGWPFPIDDNQGLIARVVANPVTGGAYLVVTDYVRPEFSPAPRAEIVVVSPDGADVTVVGESDGFTGAVVRELAVNPVTGVAYQLSLLVLPGGSGMLITSIFDDASVVVTDPLAGLSQRNPVVDPRTGTVYQVTDRGVWVVDVTPEALSVG